AAGCTGATAATAAAACAACGCCTTGCCCGTCATCCGTTTTTATGGGTATATTTTACTGGCGTCACTTTTACCTGCTTGATCATGTTTTCCTGAACATTCAGAATATCAATATCATATTGCCCGATACGCACGCGAGTACCCGACTTCGGGATCTCTTCCAGTGCTTCCAGAATAATGCCGTTGATCGTGCGGGCATCATCTTCGGGTAAATGCCAGTTAAACGCTTTATTAATTTCGCGCACGCTGGCACTGCCATCAATAATGACGGTTCCGTCAGTCAATGGCGTCACTTCTTCTGCCAGTGTTGGCGACATTGAGGTGGTAAAATCACCGACGATCTCTTCGAGAATATCTTCTACGGTTACCAGTCCCTGAATGTCGCCGTATTCATCAACAACAAGCCCCACTTTTTTCTTGTTACGCTGGAATTTTACCAGTTGTGTATTCAGTGGCGTGCCTTCCGGGATGTAATAAATTTCATCAGCGGCACGCAGCATGACCTCTTTAGTGAATTCGTTTTTTTCCGTCATCAGTCGATAAGCTTCACGGACACGCAGCATACCGATAGCATCGTCCAGTGAACCACGGTATAGCACAATGCGGCTATGAGGAGAGTGGGCGAGCTGACGGAGGATAGATTTCCAGTCATCATTGATATCGATGCCGATAATTTCATTACGCGGAACCATGATGTCATTAACGCTAATTTTCTCGAGATCGAGGACAGAGAGCAGCATATCCTGGTTACGGGACGAGAT
The sequence above is drawn from the Enterobacteriaceae bacterium ESL0689 genome and encodes:
- a CDS encoding HlyC/CorC family transporter, whose amino-acid sequence is MEHISTTTLIITLIIMVIISAYFSGSETGMMTLNRYRLRHLAKQGYRPAKRVEKLLRKPDRLISLVLIGNNLVNILASAIGTIVGIRLYGDMGVAIATGILTFVVLVFAEVLPKTIAALYPEKVAYPSSLLLGPLQILMMPLVWLLNTITHLLMHLMGIRSDITISSALSKDELRTIVNESQTKISSRNQDMLLSVLDLEKISVNDIMVPRNEIIGIDINDDWKSILRQLAHSPHSRIVLYRGSLDDAIGMLRVREAYRLMTEKNEFTKEVMLRAADEIYYIPEGTPLNTQLVKFQRNKKKVGLVVDEYGDIQGLVTVEDILEEIVGDFTTSMSPTLAEEVTPLTDGTVIIDGSASVREINKAFNWHLPEDDARTINGIILEALEEIPKSGTRVRIGQYDIDILNVQENMIKQVKVTPVKYTHKNG